In Xiphias gladius isolate SHS-SW01 ecotype Sanya breed wild chromosome 5, ASM1685928v1, whole genome shotgun sequence, the following are encoded in one genomic region:
- the LOC120789841 gene encoding piezo-type mechanosensitive ion channel component 1-like, whose product MGLYASVVLVIGKFVREFFSGISHSIMFEELPCVDRILKLCTDIFLVRETGELELEEELYAKLIFLYRSPETLIKWTRR is encoded by the exons ATGGGGTTGTATGCCTCGGTGGTGTTGGTGATTGGGAAGTTTGTCAGAGAGTTCTTCAGTGGGATCAGTCACTCCATCATGTTCGAGGAGCTGCCCTGTGTGGACCGCATCCTCAAACTCTGCACCGACATCTTCCTG gtgagagagacaggtgagctGGAGTTGGAGGAGGAGCTTTACGCCAAACTGATCTTCCTGTATCGATCACCAGAGACTCTGATCAAATGGACACGACGCTGA
- the tmem200ca gene encoding uncharacterized protein tmem200ca, with protein sequence MIATGGLLRINARRQDSLRSKPHKPHTNKRKNKKKRRSEVVVVKGKLKLCSVSGLMAALGVLVLLVGVVMAALGYWPRDGLFFSAQPHEGAAMASVSSISSTPEPADAQKVFHNSLLDYFQGGERGKELQGDERDDRGGGDEGDDGGDEGRDDSVNRTETVNGSTQQLPRGFLEDFLDRYLYSDRLKVFGPLIMGIGIFLFICANAVLHENRDKKTKVINLRDIYSTVIDLHSLRRPNTSSSCSDRHSSANPLNGLVNYVQSKSLESKPRAYPASLLTRREGGGGEGGDGVDGVLSRQQLHGTDRGGGGGGNGRGDTVFSIYQENPDVSPPPSSSDRLSLPRSFSPPPVPTGWNSLQKEELSSFTLPLRRPRPPTPRRRHSARARTGWHWREGGGGEEAHGREGSGNRPEDACPPPSLCSSTSSAPRAFQEVPSAASCSSSSLHRELSSSSSTPAPPYRRRSLPTGSVIIGYSKLMHGEDELFESTEITSLHHVTSYRGGSKVRGSDITEDVL encoded by the exons ATGATCGCGACCGGAGGGCTCCTGCGGATCAACGCCCGGCGACAGGACTCGTTGAGGTCCAAAccacacaaaccacacacaaacaagaggaagaacaagaaaaagag GAGGAGTGAGGTAGTGGTGGTCAAGGGGAAGTTGAAGCTGTGCTCAGTCTCGGGTCTCATGGCGGCACTCGGTGTCCTTGTTCTGCTGGTTGGCGTGGTCATGGCAGCTCTGGGCTACTGGCCCCGAGACGGACTGTTCTTCAGCGCTCAGCCACATGAGGGCGCTGCAATGGCCTCAGTGTCATCCATCAGCTCCACACCTGAACCTGCTGATGCTCAG AAAGTCTTCCACAACAGTCTATTGGACTATTtccagggaggagagagggggaaggaaCTCCAAGGAGATGAAAGGGacgacagaggaggaggagacgaaGGAGATgatggaggagatgaaggaCGCGATGATAGTGTTAATCGAACAGAAACTGTCAATGGGTCGACCCAACAACTTCCACGAGGCTTTCTGGAGGATTTTCTGGACAG GTATCTGTACTCTGATAGGCTGAAGGTCTTCGGTCCTCTCATCATGGGCATTGgtattttcctcttcatctgtGCGAACGCTGTCCTGCACGAGAACCGGGACAAGAAGACGAAGGTCATCAACCTGAGGGATATTTACTCAACCGTCATCGACCTCCACAGCCTCCGCAGACCCAACACCTCCTCATCCTGCTCTGACCGCCACTCCTCGGCCAATCCCCTCAATGGCCTTGTTAACTATGTCCAATCAAAGAGCCTGGAGTCCAAACCCAGGGCTTACCCTGCCTCCCTGTTGACCAgaagggaaggagggggaggagagggaggagatgggGTAGATGGGGTGTTGTCAAGGCAACAGTTGCATGGCAccgacagaggaggaggtgggggcgGTAATGGAAGAGGAGACACAGTCTTCAGTATCTACCAGGAGAACCCAGATGtttctcctcccccctcttcctccGACAGACTCTCCCTCCCCCGGAGCTTCAGCCCACCTCCCGTCCCCACCGGCTGGAACTCCCTGCAGAAGGAGGAGCTCAGCTCCTTCACCCTACCCCTGCGCCGCCCACGCCCGCCCACCCCCCGCAGGAGGCACTCGGCTCGGGCCAGGACGGGCTGGCACTGGcgggagggtggaggaggagaggaggcgcaCGGGAGGGAGGGGAGCGGCAACAGACCGGAGGATGCATGTCCACCACCTTCTCTGTGCTCCTCCACTTCGTCCGCACCTAGAGCTTTCCAGGAGGTGCCGTCGGCagcttcctgcagctcctccagccTCCATAGGGAG ctctcctcctcctcgtccacACCGGCCCCCCCCTACAGGAGGCGGAGCCTGCCAACTGGCAGCGTCATAATAGGTTACAGCAAACTGATGCACGGAGAGGACGAATTATTTGAGTCGACTGAGATTACATCATTACATCATGTGACTTCATACAGGGGGGGGTCTAAGGTCAGAGGAAGTGACATCACAGAGGATGTACTCTAA